The Sporocytophaga myxococcoides DSM 11118 genome window below encodes:
- a CDS encoding NAD(P)H-dependent oxidoreductase: MKTLVNVIHPNLEGSSIVNKRWTEELRKYPEKFEVRNLYEIYPDGKINVTEEQKLVEAHNKIVFQFPIYWLSSPPLFKKWMDEVLSYGWAYGASSSYKLEGKKIALALTTSADEATYSDKGAFKYTLKEFTRPFEITFDWIKADYKPYFAFFGAPHTTDEAILKKVEQSAKEYVSFAESL; the protein is encoded by the coding sequence ATGAAAACATTAGTAAACGTTATCCATCCAAATTTGGAAGGCTCATCTATCGTTAATAAACGGTGGACAGAAGAATTAAGAAAGTACCCTGAGAAATTCGAAGTTCGAAATTTGTACGAAATTTATCCTGACGGAAAAATCAATGTCACAGAAGAACAGAAACTTGTTGAAGCACATAACAAAATTGTGTTTCAGTTTCCCATCTATTGGTTAAGTAGCCCGCCATTATTCAAAAAATGGATGGATGAGGTTTTGTCTTACGGCTGGGCTTATGGTGCAAGTAGTAGCTATAAGTTGGAAGGTAAGAAAATTGCTTTGGCATTGACCACTTCTGCTGATGAAGCTACCTATTCAGACAAAGGTGCATTTAAATATACTTTGAAAGAATTTACCCGACCTTTTGAAATCACATTTGATTGGATAAAAGCAGACTATAAACCGTATTTTGCTTTTTTTGGCGCACCACACACAACAGATGAAGCTATACTGAAAAAAGTGGAACAAAGTGCAAAAGAATATGTCTCGTTTGCAGAATCCTTATAA
- a CDS encoding LuxR C-terminal-related transcriptional regulator — MRKFKNGSANFYTIFLDSVEKIIPEYCHKDSSNDKKFALLENEQFQGLLRHSPAIIGIYNNVQNNYIFMSDNIETITGHSPEHYMGPKGMEYAISTLPSEHAAIYTQQIFPTIFQYFQSQVACKDIKRFRFTGTFQLIRKDGSVIWCMQQLNVIETDDQELPLLTMLIMSDITCVKKDNAVDFVVARRNDQDLFQNVYAATFPSPNKTISFTKRELEILQLLSKGKSSYDVAALLSISEHTVFNHRKNMLEKSEKKNTAELISFAINRGFIQ; from the coding sequence ATGAGAAAATTCAAAAACGGTTCAGCAAATTTTTACACTATTTTTCTTGATTCTGTAGAGAAAATTATTCCTGAATACTGTCATAAAGATTCATCCAATGATAAAAAGTTTGCACTTTTGGAAAATGAACAATTTCAGGGATTATTGCGTCACTCTCCTGCTATTATTGGCATTTATAATAATGTCCAAAATAATTACATTTTCATGAGCGATAATATTGAGACTATCACAGGCCATTCTCCTGAACATTATATGGGGCCTAAAGGAATGGAATATGCAATTTCCACTTTACCCTCTGAACATGCAGCAATCTATACTCAACAAATCTTTCCTACGATCTTCCAATATTTTCAATCACAGGTTGCGTGCAAGGATATTAAACGTTTTCGTTTCACTGGTACATTCCAACTTATCAGGAAAGATGGCTCTGTTATTTGGTGTATGCAGCAGTTGAATGTAATTGAAACAGACGATCAGGAATTACCATTACTTACAATGCTTATCATGTCCGATATTACGTGTGTGAAAAAAGATAATGCAGTGGATTTTGTGGTTGCCCGGCGGAATGATCAGGATTTATTTCAGAATGTTTATGCCGCTACCTTTCCTTCTCCAAACAAAACTATTTCTTTTACAAAACGTGAACTTGAAATATTACAGTTGTTAAGCAAGGGAAAATCAAGCTATGATGTTGCAGCTCTTTTGTCAATAAGTGAACATACCGTTTTCAACCACAGAAAAAACATGCTGGAAAAATCTGAGAAAAAAAACACAGCTGAACTTATATCCTTTGCTATTAACAGAGGTTTTATCCAATAA
- a CDS encoding UDP-N-acetylmuramate--L-alanine ligase: protein MKFNTQTIDNYFFVGIAGTGMSAIAQYLRGVGKKVAGSDRLFSKDKKMLIQEQFESMGIECFYQDGSGINETTQAVIVSTAIEETNVEYQKAKEAGIPIIKRSELLAAISSEKKTIAIGGTSGKSTTTAMIFHILQENGKSPSLITGAGLTVLQKKNLPGNAWVGDSEWLVIESDESDGSIVNYIPEIGIVLNIDRDHKEFEELIELFKTFKGNTKGKFIVNSDHELTRNLSQDTKNDFSTHPGAGFVAENFKQTGFEIQFTLNGIPFKIPVIGKHNMENAAAAVAASYVAGVSIEQAAKALESYVGIFRRTQLVGEKKGVFLIDDFAHNPAEVQAAIRSCQQIGKRVFAWFQPHGYGPLRFMHKELAERVIETLRPEDYYLMSDVYYAGGTVTKDISSDVVINEVVKAGKNALLFEDRNKMSDYFSKETRQGDVILMMGARDPSLAEFAESTFNQL from the coding sequence ATGAAATTTAATACTCAAACCATTGATAATTACTTTTTTGTGGGCATAGCCGGGACCGGTATGAGTGCCATTGCTCAATACCTTAGAGGCGTGGGGAAAAAGGTTGCTGGTTCGGACAGGTTATTTAGTAAGGATAAGAAAATGCTTATTCAGGAGCAGTTTGAGTCTATGGGCATCGAATGCTTTTATCAAGATGGCTCAGGGATAAATGAAACAACTCAAGCGGTAATTGTTTCTACAGCCATAGAAGAAACTAACGTAGAGTATCAAAAGGCAAAAGAAGCAGGTATTCCTATTATTAAACGATCCGAATTGCTCGCAGCTATTTCATCTGAAAAGAAGACAATTGCTATTGGAGGTACTTCCGGCAAGTCTACCACGACAGCAATGATCTTTCATATTCTTCAGGAAAATGGGAAATCTCCTTCTCTCATTACTGGCGCAGGTCTTACAGTTTTACAGAAAAAAAATCTTCCGGGAAATGCCTGGGTTGGGGATAGTGAGTGGTTGGTGATTGAGTCAGATGAATCTGACGGCTCTATAGTTAACTATATTCCTGAAATCGGAATTGTTTTGAATATAGACAGAGACCATAAAGAATTCGAGGAGCTGATAGAGTTGTTCAAAACTTTTAAGGGAAATACTAAGGGGAAGTTTATTGTTAATTCTGATCATGAGCTTACAAGAAATCTTTCTCAGGATACTAAAAACGATTTTAGTACTCATCCAGGTGCTGGATTTGTAGCGGAGAATTTTAAACAAACTGGTTTTGAAATACAATTTACACTGAACGGTATACCTTTTAAAATTCCTGTAATAGGAAAGCATAACATGGAAAATGCCGCCGCTGCAGTAGCTGCGTCATATGTGGCTGGAGTATCGATAGAACAGGCTGCCAAAGCTTTGGAATCGTATGTGGGTATATTCCGGAGAACACAATTGGTTGGAGAGAAAAAGGGTGTTTTTCTCATAGATGATTTTGCTCATAATCCTGCCGAAGTACAGGCTGCAATCCGTAGTTGTCAGCAGATAGGCAAAAGGGTATTTGCATGGTTTCAACCTCATGGATATGGACCATTGAGATTCATGCACAAAGAGCTGGCAGAAAGAGTCATTGAAACTTTAAGGCCGGAAGATTACTATCTGATGTCAGATGTGTATTATGCTGGAGGAACGGTTACTAAGGATATATCGTCAGATGTAGTTATTAATGAGGTTGTTAAAGCCGGTAAAAATGCTCTTTTGTTTGAGGATCGCAATAAGATGTCAGACTACTTTTCTAAAGAAACAAGACAAGGAGATGTCATTTTAATGATGGGAGCAAGAGATCCTTCACTTGCTGAATTTGCAGAATCTACATTCAATCAACTTTAA
- a CDS encoding DUF2490 domain-containing protein produces the protein MKAKFVFLILSFCLFKAKAQERIKDYNNVGWYSYFGDHKLSKKFGLHTEYQWRRTHFISTWQQSLARVGVNYNITECLSVLLGYVFVETYPYGDYPTSKEPYPENRIFEDLKLKIPYWKFEFDNRLRLEQRFVAKLTDSTGHKIAGWDYKNRIRYQLKVNFALMGNTVDAKEPYLTAYDEIFIRFGGNTGKNCFDQNRLFIGLGYKVVKNLKFEGGYFFQLSKHEHKEKETGKYVYEYNKGFIISMYYDINFKKLE, from the coding sequence ATGAAAGCCAAATTTGTATTCTTAATATTAAGTTTCTGCTTGTTCAAAGCAAAGGCACAGGAGAGAATTAAAGACTATAATAATGTAGGGTGGTATTCTTACTTCGGTGACCACAAATTGAGCAAGAAGTTTGGATTGCATACAGAATATCAATGGAGAAGAACGCATTTTATCTCTACATGGCAACAATCCCTGGCCAGGGTAGGTGTTAATTATAATATAACAGAATGCCTCTCTGTCTTGCTAGGATATGTTTTTGTAGAGACGTATCCATATGGTGATTACCCAACCTCTAAAGAGCCCTATCCTGAAAACAGAATTTTTGAAGATCTCAAATTAAAAATTCCATATTGGAAATTTGAATTTGACAATCGATTAAGATTAGAACAGCGATTTGTTGCAAAACTTACCGATAGTACTGGCCATAAAATTGCGGGATGGGATTATAAGAACAGAATCAGATATCAATTAAAAGTTAACTTTGCCCTAATGGGAAATACAGTAGATGCAAAGGAACCATATCTGACAGCTTATGATGAAATCTTTATCAGATTTGGAGGTAACACAGGAAAAAACTGTTTTGATCAAAATAGATTATTTATTGGTTTGGGCTATAAAGTTGTCAAAAATCTCAAATTTGAAGGAGGTTATTTTTTTCAGCTATCTAAGCATGAGCATAAAGAAAAGGAGACGGGAAAGTATGTTTATGAATACAATAAAGGGTTTATTATTTCTATGTATTATGATATAAATTTCAAGAAGCTTGAGTGA
- a CDS encoding tetratricopeptide repeat protein, giving the protein MKLKIYLTILFLANIVISNAQIENRFKEVDDLISTNSMIDAMIALDKLNSNHQKDTSDAEYWLRFSKANYIFFKYEEAKFGINKAIMINPKKSDYYFEKGLLLNKAKDLDSALAALVKATQLQPKGEYYYWRGIVNQQLANNGEAEKDYRYALKKGHETPELHNNFAIILLGNEKIIESLEHIDKAILLDNKYAQAYSARSKINLYLFDVNSACKDRSTAYNLGYKNVFDIPDSVCNGSFTQQLKFVAELCAVSKLYKQGIKAYSKLIEKSISTSEYYLNRGYCYYKLKDYPNAEKDYLKALELSNPIKDLLYDNLSLLYFDQKEFVKSIEYSTKLIELNPQNHIPYIDRGLCYRKLKKYKEAEADFNRSLSIKPDFFRAFGYRSFLYLELGQYNKSYEDASKAIELNPKYGYGYIVLAQVKQKLGMRDFCIDFYNAKKYGEPDADLGIKEYCK; this is encoded by the coding sequence ATGAAACTAAAAATTTATCTAACAATATTATTCCTGGCAAATATTGTAATTTCAAACGCCCAAATTGAAAATAGATTTAAGGAGGTAGACGATTTAATAAGTACAAATTCTATGATTGATGCTATGATTGCATTAGATAAACTAAATAGCAATCACCAAAAGGATACTTCGGATGCTGAATACTGGCTACGCTTTTCTAAAGCGAATTACATTTTTTTTAAATATGAAGAAGCTAAGTTTGGAATAAACAAAGCTATTATGATTAATCCTAAAAAGTCTGATTACTATTTTGAAAAAGGATTATTGCTAAATAAAGCCAAAGATCTGGATAGTGCCTTAGCAGCATTAGTGAAAGCCACTCAGTTGCAGCCAAAGGGAGAATATTATTATTGGAGAGGAATTGTAAATCAGCAATTGGCCAATAATGGAGAAGCGGAAAAAGATTATAGGTATGCTCTCAAAAAGGGGCATGAAACTCCTGAGCTGCATAATAATTTTGCAATTATTTTACTTGGCAATGAAAAAATCATTGAAAGTTTGGAGCATATAGATAAAGCAATTCTTTTAGATAATAAATATGCGCAAGCATATTCTGCTCGTTCCAAAATTAACTTATATCTTTTTGATGTCAATTCCGCATGTAAAGATAGATCAACAGCCTATAATCTGGGGTACAAAAACGTTTTTGACATTCCTGACTCAGTTTGCAATGGCTCATTCACTCAACAATTAAAATTCGTAGCTGAATTATGTGCTGTCAGCAAACTTTATAAACAAGGCATCAAAGCATATTCAAAATTAATCGAAAAGAGTATCTCTACGTCCGAATATTATCTAAATCGGGGTTATTGCTATTATAAATTAAAGGATTACCCTAATGCTGAGAAAGACTATTTAAAAGCATTGGAATTGTCTAATCCTATAAAAGATCTTCTTTATGATAATCTAAGTCTATTGTATTTTGATCAAAAGGAATTTGTTAAATCGATTGAGTATTCTACTAAATTAATTGAACTAAATCCTCAAAATCATATACCTTATATCGATAGAGGTCTTTGCTATAGAAAATTAAAGAAATATAAAGAGGCAGAAGCAGATTTCAACCGATCGCTTTCAATTAAGCCGGATTTTTTCAGAGCATTTGGATACCGCTCATTTTTATATTTAGAACTTGGTCAGTATAATAAATCTTATGAAGATGCTTCTAAAGCTATTGAATTAAATCCCAAATACGGATATGGTTATATTGTTCTGGCTCAAGTAAAGCAAAAACTTGGTATGCGGGACTTCTGTATAGACTTTTATAATGCTAAAAAATATGGAGAACCTGACGCTGATTTGGGAATTAAGGAATATTGTAAATAA
- a CDS encoding winged helix-turn-helix transcriptional regulator: MTKTKETSTHFENKMNLNECDQIFAVGLIAGQWTLVICCHLAEKKLRFGELKKRIPSITERMLTLQLRKMEEGGLVKRTVYAEVPPRVEYELTKSGQELRPILKQLEEWGKKHRKVKAQK; encoded by the coding sequence ATGACTAAAACAAAAGAAACCTCAACACACTTTGAGAACAAAATGAATCTCAATGAGTGTGACCAGATTTTTGCAGTTGGGTTAATTGCTGGTCAATGGACACTTGTAATTTGTTGCCATCTTGCTGAAAAGAAATTAAGATTTGGTGAACTTAAAAAACGCATTCCGAGCATTACAGAAAGGATGCTTACGCTTCAATTGAGAAAAATGGAAGAAGGTGGCTTGGTAAAGCGAACCGTTTATGCAGAAGTTCCACCAAGAGTTGAATATGAACTTACAAAAAGCGGGCAAGAACTTAGACCTATTCTGAAACAGCTGGAAGAATGGGGAAAGAAACATAGAAAAGTAAAAGCACAGAAATAA
- a CDS encoding DUF6940 family protein — protein sequence MWKYTEQKVGSEVTKYIVTQNEKIITYAETINLLCNSKEFRAFFIELLRSSSYDAYFWEVRPVTIDTYHEKFEFVLVNSPLLSKITADNSSFIQYFYQGKYVTSFFNLNRDAKLIVPIEIDNSNNYSHIANFVRYAPCDQVEIFWKKVGEDILNSIERKIKWVSTSGLGVHWLHVRIDTKPKYYSYLPYKNLE from the coding sequence ATGTGGAAATATACAGAACAAAAAGTAGGAAGTGAAGTAACTAAATATATAGTCACCCAAAATGAAAAGATAATAACTTATGCTGAAACAATAAATTTACTTTGCAATTCTAAAGAATTCAGAGCCTTTTTTATTGAGTTACTAAGATCTAGTTCATATGATGCATACTTTTGGGAAGTCAGGCCAGTTACGATTGATACCTATCATGAAAAATTTGAATTTGTTCTTGTAAACTCACCTTTACTTTCAAAAATTACAGCTGATAATTCTTCATTCATTCAGTATTTTTATCAAGGTAAATATGTTACATCGTTTTTCAACTTAAATAGAGACGCTAAGTTGATTGTTCCAATTGAGATAGATAATTCAAATAATTATAGTCACATAGCTAATTTTGTGAGATATGCACCTTGTGACCAAGTTGAAATCTTTTGGAAGAAGGTTGGAGAAGATATCCTCAATTCAATAGAAAGAAAAATAAAGTGGGTTAGCACTTCTGGATTAGGAGTCCATTGGTTACATGTAAGAATTGATACTAAGCCTAAATATTACAGCTATCTGCCTTATAAGAATTTAGAGTAA